In Sphaerisporangium krabiense, the DNA window CTCCTGCCAGGCCTGCTTCTGCTCGCGCCAGGCGTGCCGGTACTCCTCGCGGGCCGCGCGCAGGTCGTCCTTGGACCGGCGCTCGTCCTCCCGGGTGCCCTGCTGCCGCACCTCCCTGGCCATCTGGGTCAGTTCGTCGCGCAGGGACCGCACGGTGTCGCGCACGTCCTCCTTGACCTCGCGGGCGATGTCGCGGATGGACTCGGAGATCTCCTGTTCGAGGTCGGCGAGCTCGTCCATGCGCGCCTCCAGCTCGGCGCGGCCCTTGTCGGTGATCGTGAAGACCTTCTTGCCCTCGACGACCTCGTGGGTGACGAGCCCCTCCTCTTCGAGGCGGGCGAGCCGGGGGTAGATCGTGCCGGGGGAGGGGGAGTAGACGCCGAGGAAGCGGTCCTGCAGGAGACGGATCACCTCGTAC includes these proteins:
- a CDS encoding PadR family transcriptional regulator, whose product is MSPVFAHGRLRLYLLKLLEESPRHGYEVIRLLQDRFLGVYSPSPGTIYPRLARLEEEGLVTHEVVEGKKVFTITDKGRAELEARMDELADLEQEISESIRDIAREVKEDVRDTVRSLRDELTQMAREVRQQGTREDERRSKDDLRAAREEYRHAWREQKQAWQEHKQEFERQKRAWKEESQRWKQDWLRGAWRGTWGGHGSPDRDAELGRMLADFVEEIRGAAAAASVTEEALATAQDALYEAAGRIRAALR